The following are encoded in a window of Acaryochloris thomasi RCC1774 genomic DNA:
- a CDS encoding bifunctional 5,10-methylenetetrahydrofolate dehydrogenase/5,10-methenyltetrahydrofolate cyclohydrolase, with protein sequence MTSKVNGSSILKQVKSRLAEFQNICNQEQVTIIRFLPPETEQDPIELAKYEAARFSTEHKAKTFSALGCQVKQPILDSLTTPDVFRNLLIEANANSVGLIVQNPIPDDLKKLLPQISFEKDIDGMRSDNPYFPTSATSETIYRLVESFAQEGDTVAVVGAGGYVGEGVVKLLKEAGIDTIEIEIGDDETQTRKANIVVSATGTPELLDEQHIIPEHRLVVDAGFIPGEGKPRGDVSRSAYDIPQHLTPVPGGVGPFQMATLLERLVSQVSGREIEPWVYPAPEPALDKDNELDQSTIETFSDVANFYREEAKDKGVNRLVNDDYVLEFSDDKLTISATDERGVIFTETNDRVQYAVTSEDIRMFESYEQELFPERYSEIDPEIEVEDDGWEID encoded by the coding sequence GTGACATCTAAAGTCAACGGTAGTTCTATCCTCAAACAAGTTAAATCCAGGCTGGCTGAGTTTCAAAACATCTGCAACCAGGAACAGGTAACAATTATTCGCTTCCTACCGCCTGAAACAGAACAAGACCCCATTGAACTTGCAAAATACGAAGCCGCTCGATTTTCGACAGAGCATAAAGCGAAAACATTTTCAGCACTTGGCTGTCAAGTTAAACAACCTATACTTGATTCTCTCACTACGCCGGATGTCTTTAGGAATCTATTGATAGAGGCCAATGCAAACTCTGTTGGTTTGATTGTCCAGAATCCAATTCCTGACGACTTAAAGAAGCTACTACCGCAAATCTCTTTCGAGAAAGACATCGATGGGATGCGCAGCGATAATCCCTACTTCCCTACCTCGGCTACTTCTGAGACAATTTACCGCTTAGTCGAATCCTTCGCTCAGGAAGGAGATACCGTAGCTGTCGTTGGCGCTGGCGGCTACGTGGGCGAAGGAGTCGTCAAACTCCTCAAAGAAGCTGGTATCGACACCATAGAAATCGAAATCGGAGATGACGAAACCCAAACCCGTAAAGCGAATATCGTCGTTTCAGCCACAGGTACACCCGAGCTTTTGGATGAGCAACACATCATCCCCGAACACCGCCTAGTCGTCGATGCAGGCTTCATTCCCGGCGAAGGAAAACCTCGCGGTGATGTCAGTCGCTCTGCCTACGACATTCCCCAGCATTTGACGCCGGTACCGGGTGGCGTTGGCCCCTTCCAGATGGCAACATTACTCGAACGACTGGTCTCACAGGTAAGCGGCAGGGAAATCGAGCCGTGGGTTTACCCAGCACCAGAGCCAGCACTCGATAAGGACAATGAGCTAGATCAAAGCACGATTGAAACCTTCTCAGATGTCGCAAACTTCTATCGGGAAGAGGCCAAAGACAAGGGAGTCAATCGACTGGTTAACGACGACTATGTGCTTGAGTTCTCAGACGATAAGCTCACTATCTCAGCCACAGATGAACGGGGCGTTATTTTCACTGAGACAAACGACAGAGTTCAATATGCGGTGACCTCTGAAGATATCAGAATGTTCGAGTCCTATGAACAGGAGCTTTTCCCAGAACGCTACTCAGAGATCGACCCGGAGATCGAGGTCGAAGACGACGGCTGGGAAATTGACTGA
- a CDS encoding DUF6876 family protein, with the protein MITAEKLQAELAQCIGSETLYKHWLKILYTEGVKTLADEAGAHWLIDAIASHQKSYQIIYNPDLQEFQLWTLTVNKDKSAVLACYEDSPSTCEPAITQLIPMTNFPLESIKLYLEQGTLLLPSEH; encoded by the coding sequence ATGATTACAGCAGAAAAGCTACAGGCAGAACTCGCGCAATGCATTGGCAGCGAAACGCTGTATAAGCATTGGCTGAAAATCTTATACACAGAAGGCGTCAAAACGCTGGCTGACGAGGCTGGAGCACATTGGCTCATCGATGCGATCGCATCTCACCAGAAAAGCTATCAGATCATATACAACCCTGATTTACAAGAGTTCCAGCTCTGGACACTCACAGTCAATAAGGACAAAAGCGCAGTCCTAGCCTGCTACGAAGACAGCCCCAGCACCTGCGAACCTGCGATCACACAACTCATACCGATGACGAACTTTCCTCTAGAGAGCATCAAGCTCTATCTGGAGCAAGGAACGCTACTGCTTCCCTCCGAACACTAA
- a CDS encoding DUF6876 family protein — MKPKELEQRLRQFQPSPTRHRHFTGLLYTDGILYTIEKLEIEWLVLAISSHQKGTSITESKELQQFQCWKFHNGSTPVLFCYRDRLNTSPEFGRQVRATAFPLPELELFVVEGCLMLPSEYEGS, encoded by the coding sequence ATGAAACCGAAAGAACTTGAGCAACGGCTCAGGCAGTTTCAGCCTAGCCCAACCCGCCATCGACATTTCACTGGCCTTTTATACACAGATGGAATTCTATACACCATTGAAAAGCTTGAAATTGAGTGGTTAGTACTTGCGATCTCATCTCACCAAAAAGGCACCAGCATTACAGAGAGCAAAGAACTACAGCAGTTCCAATGCTGGAAATTCCACAATGGCAGCACTCCTGTCCTGTTTTGCTACAGGGATAGGCTCAACACATCTCCAGAGTTTGGCCGTCAAGTCCGGGCTACAGCCTTCCCCCTACCTGAACTAGAGCTATTCGTTGTCGAGGGTTGTCTGATGCTGCCCTCGGAATACGAAGGCTCGTGA
- a CDS encoding AAA family ATPase: MDLINRLQQGYSVLALESPFSERMRVLADLEQWSEQPIYFWSPGYSKVLQYKNNRLVSIGQIDRSGSINSPMDLLNEAGIYLLEGGLDKFNHFVWVDLYHRLREGYTVIALDPAPELHDDLRAIIPLVIDAVPEYRTVELWLCEYLNRSPSPRLVRACLGLHLGALEQILDRVDHGDEDAMAEGRSETIANYVIGQKTAQLSAVGLESMGQPDVEIGGLDQLKEMLHKTTKLFSPEAREAGLNYPKGLILWGLPGTGKSLTTKTAAHLLGMPLLATDWSQIIDDNNPAKAAANLRAIIQIAEVLSPCVLAWDDFEKMPLGALHGILLTWMQERTKPVYIISSVNRLEKLPPEMIRAGRFDQIVFVDLPKEGERQEIIALHLARYTESVEFSKLDWHNLISAFRNCTAAEIAGAVKQAAEEAFCQDRAGQITVQDLVHQRSLFVPSMIRDEDSMLAIRKLAHLARPASGPDNSQWRVPPSEMFEFMED; encoded by the coding sequence ATGGATTTGATTAACAGACTGCAGCAGGGCTATAGCGTATTGGCCCTAGAATCCCCCTTCAGTGAACGGATGCGAGTGCTGGCGGATTTAGAGCAATGGTCAGAGCAGCCGATCTACTTTTGGAGTCCTGGCTATTCCAAAGTGCTGCAGTACAAGAATAACCGTCTGGTCAGCATCGGACAGATAGATCGCTCAGGCAGCATCAATAGTCCTATGGATTTACTCAATGAGGCAGGGATCTACTTACTCGAAGGGGGGCTAGATAAATTCAACCATTTTGTCTGGGTGGATCTGTACCACCGACTCAGGGAAGGCTATACCGTCATTGCCTTGGATCCTGCTCCAGAGCTGCACGATGATTTACGCGCCATCATTCCCCTAGTGATTGATGCAGTACCTGAATATCGGACTGTAGAGCTATGGCTGTGCGAATATCTCAATAGATCGCCGTCGCCGCGACTGGTAAGAGCATGTCTGGGCTTGCATCTTGGCGCACTAGAGCAAATATTGGATCGGGTGGACCACGGTGATGAAGATGCGATGGCCGAAGGCCGGTCGGAGACCATCGCAAATTACGTCATTGGTCAGAAAACCGCTCAGCTCAGCGCGGTCGGTCTAGAGTCGATGGGTCAGCCCGATGTCGAGATTGGTGGCCTCGACCAACTCAAAGAAATGCTGCACAAAACCACCAAGCTGTTCAGCCCAGAGGCAAGAGAAGCGGGCCTCAACTATCCCAAAGGGCTTATTCTCTGGGGTCTCCCCGGTACAGGTAAATCTTTAACAACCAAGACCGCCGCGCATTTGTTGGGTATGCCGCTGCTGGCAACTGACTGGAGCCAGATTATAGACGACAACAATCCAGCCAAAGCAGCAGCTAACTTGAGAGCCATCATTCAAATTGCGGAAGTTCTCTCGCCCTGCGTCCTGGCCTGGGATGACTTTGAGAAGATGCCCCTTGGCGCACTGCACGGCATTTTGCTCACCTGGATGCAGGAGCGGACTAAGCCTGTGTATATCATCAGCAGCGTCAACCGTCTTGAGAAGCTGCCGCCCGAGATGATCCGGGCCGGTCGCTTTGACCAGATCGTATTTGTCGATCTGCCGAAAGAAGGAGAGCGGCAGGAGATCATCGCGCTTCACCTGGCGCGATACACCGAGAGTGTTGAGTTCTCAAAGCTGGACTGGCACAACCTAATTAGTGCCTTCCGCAACTGCACGGCGGCTGAAATAGCTGGTGCTGTCAAGCAAGCTGCTGAAGAAGCTTTTTGTCAGGATAGGGCGGGGCAGATCACCGTGCAGGATTTGGTGCATCAGCGCAGCTTGTTTGTGCCCTCGATGATTCGAGATGAGGATAGTATGTTAGCCATCCGCAAGCTGGCGCACTTGGCTCGCCCTGCCAGCGGTCCCGACAACTCTCAATGGCGAGTACCGCCGAGCGAGATGTTTGAGTTTATGGAGGATTAA
- a CDS encoding serine/threonine-protein kinase: MNSTILLNNYRIIRELGKGGFGKTYLAESSNRKRCVIKEFAPSQENASEQATQLFRQEAERLKEVGTHPQIPEFYDFFEEGSRLFIVQEYIAGESLQQSLQKGQTFTEEEIDSLLKGILPLLRYLHGSGVIHRDIKPANIIRRQSDGALVLVDFGAAKRVSETVLAKTGTMIGSVGYASTEQMRGKTTFASDIYSLGMTCIHLLTGTSPMSIAADPMTGALQWRLELAGKPVREEFADVLDKMIDDVLGRRFQSADAALQALKEADPADITKKEESQLARDEEISALARQDEQTTLARFATPAAAACGVGTVIIMRPIVLNTSDVFDIPGFSKITSTAMNTSQWLFIGLFLISAVRAFTSRQPTNEHHES; the protein is encoded by the coding sequence ATGAACTCAACAATTTTGCTCAACAACTATCGAATCATCAGAGAGCTAGGCAAAGGCGGGTTCGGAAAAACGTATCTGGCCGAGTCCAGCAACCGAAAGCGCTGTGTTATCAAAGAATTCGCGCCGTCTCAGGAAAATGCTTCAGAGCAGGCCACCCAGCTATTCCGTCAAGAAGCCGAACGACTCAAAGAAGTGGGCACACATCCCCAGATTCCCGAGTTTTACGACTTCTTCGAGGAAGGTAGCAGGTTATTTATCGTTCAAGAGTACATCGCTGGAGAAAGCCTGCAGCAAAGCCTCCAGAAAGGTCAAACTTTTACTGAAGAGGAGATCGACAGCCTACTAAAGGGCATCTTGCCGCTACTGCGCTACTTGCACGGCAGCGGGGTCATTCACCGCGATATCAAGCCCGCCAACATCATTCGACGACAGAGCGACGGTGCGCTGGTATTGGTGGACTTCGGAGCTGCAAAGCGAGTTTCAGAGACGGTGCTAGCTAAAACCGGCACCATGATCGGTTCAGTGGGCTATGCCTCAACTGAGCAGATGCGAGGTAAAACAACCTTTGCTAGTGATATCTATAGCCTGGGAATGACTTGCATTCATCTGCTTACTGGCACCAGCCCAATGAGCATTGCAGCAGACCCAATGACCGGCGCTCTGCAGTGGCGGCTTGAGCTGGCCGGGAAACCAGTCCGCGAAGAGTTCGCAGATGTCCTCGATAAGATGATCGATGATGTTCTAGGACGACGTTTTCAGTCGGCAGATGCTGCACTCCAAGCGCTTAAGGAGGCTGATCCTGCAGACATCACAAAGAAAGAGGAGAGTCAATTAGCGCGGGACGAGGAAATCAGCGCCCTCGCAAGACAAGATGAGCAAACCACTCTCGCAAGATTTGCTACCCCTGCAGCAGCGGCTTGCGGTGTAGGGACAGTAATCATCATGCGCCCAATAGTTTTGAATACATCAGATGTCTTTGATATTCCTGGGTTCTCAAAGATCACTTCAACCGCAATGAATACCTCTCAATGGCTCTTCATTGGACTGTTTTTAATCAGTGCCGTTAGAGCCTTCACATCAAGACAACCTACGAATGAACACCATGAAAGCTAA
- a CDS encoding ArdC-like ssDNA-binding domain-containing protein: MTKFKANKAAAEQKQTEALAKLEAGIAALATSGDWQEYLSFQSRFNQYSFRNIVMIREQMPEASRVAGYRVWQKMGRQVRKGEKGITIFAPVTRKIEDQESGDSKRIISGFKTATVFDISQTDGEELPDICNPIQGDDQGLFNALRDFAHSKVFKTQFNSTGPNGQCYFAPGGIEITINPLLSPLHQAKTMAHELGHALMHSAQDYRMHNERSVLELEAESVAFVVLNALDLDSGDYSFAYVSDWMSGTDDAIAQLKESGSRIQKAAKEIIAAVEAAALQPVAVAA; this comes from the coding sequence ATGACAAAATTCAAAGCCAACAAAGCGGCCGCCGAGCAAAAGCAGACCGAAGCCCTCGCCAAGCTCGAAGCCGGTATTGCAGCCCTAGCAACGTCCGGCGACTGGCAGGAGTATCTATCCTTCCAGAGCCGCTTTAATCAGTACTCGTTCCGAAATATCGTCATGATCCGTGAGCAAATGCCTGAAGCGTCTAGAGTGGCAGGCTATCGCGTCTGGCAGAAGATGGGCCGACAGGTCCGCAAGGGAGAGAAGGGCATCACCATATTTGCTCCAGTAACCCGAAAGATTGAAGACCAAGAGAGCGGCGACTCAAAGCGGATCATCTCAGGATTTAAGACGGCAACGGTCTTCGATATCTCCCAAACAGATGGGGAAGAGTTACCCGATATCTGCAACCCAATACAAGGAGACGATCAGGGACTGTTTAACGCCCTCCGAGACTTTGCTCATAGCAAGGTCTTCAAGACTCAGTTTAACTCTACTGGTCCTAACGGTCAGTGCTACTTTGCACCAGGAGGCATTGAAATCACCATTAACCCCCTGCTATCGCCGTTGCACCAAGCGAAAACAATGGCCCACGAGCTAGGTCATGCGTTGATGCATTCTGCCCAAGACTACCGGATGCATAACGAGCGGTCTGTTCTAGAGCTAGAGGCTGAATCAGTCGCCTTCGTGGTCCTCAATGCCCTGGACCTCGATTCCGGTGACTATAGTTTTGCCTACGTTAGCGACTGGATGAGCGGAACCGACGATGCGATCGCACAGCTCAAGGAATCCGGCTCTCGCATTCAGAAGGCGGCGAAGGAAATCATCGCAGCAGTGGAAGCTGCAGCACTGCAGCCGGTTGCTGTAGCGGCCTAG
- a CDS encoding helix-turn-helix domain-containing protein: protein MKVRKVIDVEVPGLGLQIKEARERDPRSLASICREIDMTPMNWYKIEAEGTKALPEETLRDIEKVLGVDLGVSFEVAAA, encoded by the coding sequence ATGAAGGTAAGAAAAGTAATTGATGTTGAAGTTCCTGGGTTGGGACTCCAAATCAAAGAGGCTAGGGAAAGAGACCCGCGTTCTCTGGCTAGTATCTGTCGAGAGATTGATATGACACCTATGAATTGGTACAAGATTGAGGCAGAGGGCACTAAGGCTTTGCCTGAAGAAACGTTGCGAGATATTGAGAAGGTGCTTGGTGTCGATCTTGGGGTCAGCTTTGAAGTGGCTGCTGCTTAG